The Pedobacter mucosus genome window below encodes:
- a CDS encoding GtrA family protein, with product MELIFRIIKFGLTGLLGMAIDFGATWLFKEKIKVNKYVANAIGFTLAVTNNYLINRIWTFQSTNAHWGTEFSKFLVVSLIGLGLNTFIIYLFHQRKNGINFYVAKFFAIVIVFVWNFLANMLFTFK from the coding sequence ATGGAGTTAATTTTTCGCATCATTAAATTTGGCCTAACAGGCTTGCTTGGAATGGCGATAGATTTTGGTGCAACGTGGCTTTTTAAAGAGAAAATTAAGGTAAATAAATACGTTGCCAATGCTATCGGTTTTACACTTGCGGTTACCAATAATTATTTGATCAACCGTATTTGGACTTTTCAAAGTACAAACGCACATTGGGGAACAGAATTTAGTAAGTTCCTGGTAGTTAGTCTTATTGGTTTGGGATTAAATACCTTCATTATCTATTTATTTCACCAACGTAAAAATGGTATAAATTTCTATGTGGCTAAGTTTTTTGCAATCGTTATTGTATTTGTTTGGAACTTTTTAGCGAATATGTTATTTACTTTTAAATAG
- a CDS encoding ArnT family glycosyltransferase, whose amino-acid sequence MNIKDTTLYKFLIVLLALASIPALFGGVMEPDGALYASMSKNIILFKDWFNLYGRGADWLDKPHLTFWISAASFKILGISSFAFKLPSFLFGLLGAWYLYRLARAIYDEKIGLISAVIFLSALHIITSTFDVRAEIYITTFTLASIYHYYKAHQGSFWHIIGGSFFAACAILIKGIFILIPVFAGFIIYWLITKQYKQLLKPKWYIAIALIFVFIIPELYSLYTQFDLHPEKIVFDRTGVSGLKFFFWDSQFGRFFNNGPIKGKGDISFFLHTTLWAFLPWSVLFYTAFVNLFWKKNRIKMAPESIIIWASAAITFLIFSLSKFQLPHYILIIFPQFSIITALYLRTLKGKNLKIFFVVQNVIFILVITLLLVLTFVFGFDYPYLILLILLAVLALAFLLFKGISLETIIARSAFLSVGLMIFLFIFFYPAILKYQSGMYAGNWLKENYPTAKPAVLNYIDAFSFDFYAPGEVKYLHSYADLDKTKNTKDLVIYISETELLKMKSEYNAEILKSFEYFHTTKLTGKFLNAKTRSKVLEHFYLVKIH is encoded by the coding sequence ATGAATATAAAAGATACTACACTATATAAATTTTTAATTGTTTTACTTGCCCTTGCGAGTATTCCTGCACTTTTTGGTGGCGTAATGGAGCCAGATGGAGCGCTTTACGCCTCCATGTCAAAAAATATAATCCTATTTAAAGATTGGTTTAATCTTTATGGCCGAGGTGCAGATTGGCTTGACAAACCCCACCTTACGTTTTGGATTTCGGCAGCATCTTTCAAAATACTTGGCATCTCATCATTTGCTTTTAAATTGCCTTCATTTCTTTTTGGTTTGCTCGGCGCTTGGTATTTATATAGATTAGCGAGAGCTATTTACGATGAAAAAATCGGTTTAATTAGCGCCGTCATATTTTTAAGCGCTTTGCATATCATCACCTCTACGTTTGATGTTCGGGCTGAAATTTATATTACCACCTTCACGCTCGCCTCCATTTATCACTATTATAAAGCACACCAAGGCTCCTTTTGGCATATTATTGGCGGATCATTTTTTGCTGCTTGCGCAATTTTAATAAAAGGAATTTTCATTTTAATTCCGGTTTTCGCTGGCTTTATTATCTACTGGCTAATTACGAAACAATATAAACAGCTTTTAAAGCCAAAGTGGTACATCGCCATTGCCTTGATTTTTGTTTTCATTATTCCCGAACTTTATTCTCTTTATACTCAATTTGATTTACATCCTGAAAAAATCGTTTTCGATAGAACCGGTGTTTCTGGCTTAAAATTTTTCTTTTGGGATAGCCAGTTCGGACGTTTTTTTAATAATGGACCGATTAAAGGCAAAGGCGATATTTCATTTTTTCTTCACACCACACTTTGGGCTTTCTTGCCTTGGTCGGTATTATTTTACACGGCTTTTGTTAACCTTTTCTGGAAGAAAAACAGAATTAAAATGGCCCCTGAAAGTATTATAATTTGGGCAAGTGCAGCAATTACTTTTTTGATTTTTTCGCTATCTAAATTTCAATTACCCCATTACATATTGATTATTTTTCCGCAATTTTCCATCATCACCGCTTTATATTTAAGAACGCTAAAAGGAAAAAATCTGAAGATATTTTTTGTTGTTCAAAATGTGATTTTCATTTTGGTTATTACCTTGCTTTTGGTATTAACTTTTGTGTTTGGTTTTGATTATCCTTATTTAATTTTACTGATTTTACTTGCTGTGCTAGCTTTAGCCTTTCTGTTATTTAAAGGTATTAGTTTGGAAACCATTATTGCCAGAAGCGCTTTTTTATCTGTAGGATTAATGATATTCCTATTTATATTCTTCTATCCAGCTATCTTGAAATACCAATCCGGGATGTATGCTGGTAATTGGTTAAAGGAAAATTATCCGACAGCTAAACCTGCGGTACTAAATTATATTGATGCTTTTTCTTTTGATTTTTATGCGCCGGGTGAAGTAAAATACCTTCATAGCTATGCTGATCTGGATAAAACAAAAAACACTAAAGATTTGGTAATTTATATTTCCGAAACAGAATTATTGAAAATGAAAAGCGAGTATAATGCAGAAATTTTGAAATCATTTGAATATTTTCACACCACGAAATTAACTGGCAAATTTTTAAATGCTAAAACCCGCTCTAAGGTTTTAGAGCATTTTTATCTCGTAAAAATACATTAG
- a CDS encoding pyridoxine 5'-phosphate synthase — protein MTKLSVNINKIATLRNSRGGNNPDLVKVALDCERFGAQGITVHPRPDERHIRYQDVYDLKAAITTEFNIEGNCKEDKFVDLVLANKPAQVTLVPDVEGQITSNHGWDTIKHAAYLKEMVAVFQKEGIRVSIFVDPVVEMIEGAADTGTDRIELYTEAYAHNYYADREKAVVNYISAAHHANKLGLGINAGHDLDLHNLHYFAQSIPGLLEVSIGHALISDALYLGLETTIQKYLQQLA, from the coding sequence ATGACAAAATTATCGGTTAATATCAATAAAATTGCTACGCTTCGCAATAGTCGCGGAGGTAATAATCCTGATTTAGTTAAAGTTGCATTAGATTGTGAACGTTTTGGTGCACAAGGAATCACGGTGCATCCACGTCCTGATGAACGCCACATTCGCTATCAGGATGTTTATGATTTAAAGGCTGCAATTACTACTGAATTTAATATTGAAGGTAATTGTAAAGAAGATAAATTTGTCGATTTGGTTTTAGCAAATAAGCCGGCGCAAGTTACGCTGGTTCCGGATGTAGAAGGACAAATTACTTCTAACCATGGTTGGGATACAATTAAGCATGCAGCTTATTTAAAGGAAATGGTTGCTGTATTTCAGAAAGAAGGTATTCGCGTTTCTATTTTTGTAGATCCCGTTGTAGAAATGATTGAAGGTGCAGCAGATACTGGAACGGATAGAATTGAATTATATACTGAAGCTTATGCGCATAACTATTATGCTGATCGTGAAAAAGCCGTTGTAAATTATATTTCTGCGGCTCATCATGCAAATAAATTGGGTTTAGGCATAAATGCTGGTCATGATTTAGATCTGCACAACCTCCACTATTTTGCTCAAAGCATACCAGGTTTGTTAGAGGTTTCTATTGGTCATGCGCTTATTAGCGATGCGCTATATTTAGGTTTAGAAACTACGATTCAAAAATACCTGCAACAACTTGCTTAA
- a CDS encoding EamA family transporter: MLKGIFLVFFGACSFGILSTFVKLAYKDGYTLGDVTGAQAFFGAVILWILYFIQRRTSSYKLNKKVITTPWWKMVLAGTCTGLVSIFYYQSVKLIPNSVAIILLMQFIWISILMEFIIFKKKPTGLQLFAILLVLLGTVLASGMVETSIKALDFKGIGFGLLAAVSYAGFLMLSGKIGNEYPPLKKSALMITGACILIFIIFPPVFLFDGALHGSLLKWGLIIAIFGTVIPPLFYAEGVPKIGTALSSILSAAELPVAVLMAGFVLQEQVSLLRWVGVAVILSAMVLPNLKYLRKERA; the protein is encoded by the coding sequence ATGTTAAAAGGAATTTTCCTTGTTTTTTTCGGCGCCTGTAGTTTCGGCATCCTTTCTACATTCGTTAAACTTGCTTACAAAGATGGTTATACTTTAGGCGATGTAACTGGTGCGCAAGCTTTTTTTGGAGCTGTAATTCTTTGGATTTTATATTTTATTCAGCGTAGAACATCGAGTTATAAACTAAATAAAAAAGTAATTACTACACCTTGGTGGAAAATGGTTTTAGCAGGAACTTGCACTGGTTTAGTTAGTATTTTTTATTATCAAAGCGTTAAATTAATTCCTAATTCTGTTGCCATAATTTTGTTGATGCAATTTATATGGATTAGTATTTTAATGGAATTTATCATATTTAAAAAGAAACCAACTGGCTTACAATTATTCGCAATTCTACTGGTTTTATTAGGAACTGTTTTAGCTAGCGGAATGGTGGAAACAAGTATTAAAGCTTTAGATTTTAAAGGAATTGGTTTTGGTTTATTAGCTGCGGTTTCTTATGCTGGATTTTTAATGTTAAGTGGAAAAATTGGAAATGAATATCCACCGCTAAAGAAAAGTGCCTTAATGATTACTGGAGCTTGTATTTTGATTTTTATTATTTTTCCACCTGTATTTTTATTTGACGGTGCTTTACATGGCAGTCTACTTAAATGGGGATTAATTATAGCAATTTTCGGAACGGTAATTCCGCCTTTATTTTATGCGGAAGGCGTACCGAAAATAGGAACGGCTTTAAGCTCCATTTTAAGCGCTGCCGAATTACCAGTGGCAGTGTTGATGGCAGGATTTGTATTACAAGAACAGGTTTCTTTATTGCGATGGGTTGGTGTTGCAGTAATTTTATCGGCTATGGTTTTGCCCAATTTGAAGTATTTGCGAAAGGAAAGGGCTTAA
- the gcvP gene encoding aminomethyl-transferring glycine dehydrogenase: MSLNIHYKEDFQNRHIAPNQEDTEAMLKTIGVNSIDELIEQTVPATIRLKQPLNLPPAKSETEYLSTLKQTSLLNKVFKSFIGQGYYDTITPGVILRNVFENPGWYTQYTPYQAEIAQGRLQALLNFQTMVIDLTGMEIANASLLDEGTAAAEAMFMQYSTRKNLSAKKYFVSELVFPQTIDILKTRANPYGIELVVGSHLEFVATAEFFGAIVQYPAGNGEVFNYKSFASDLHTLNIKLTVAADILSLTLLTPPGEWGADIVVGTTQRFGIPMGFGGPHAAFFATKDEYKRSIPGRIIGVTIDSHGDYALRMALQTREQHIRRDKATSNICTAQALLAIMAGFYAAYHGPKGLKAIAERTHGLAISLASTLKTLGFEQLSSVYFDTIRFELGDLKGPIHSGCIDNEINLNYNGSVATISFDETSTFEDVALIAKIFAKVKAIAADEVEVVENVETVIPAELQRTSTYLTHPIFNSHHSEHEMLRYIKSLEAKDLSLCHSMIALGSCTMKLNATAEMIPVTWSHFGRVHPFAPADQVLGYYSVFNELDKWLSEITGFAAMSLQPNAGAQGEYAGLMVIRAYHHDRGDFHRNVALIPASAHGTNPASAAMADMKIIVVKSLENGNIDVEDLKAKAELHKDNLSCLMVTYPSTHGVFEESIIEICETIHANGGQVYMDGANMNAQVGLTSPANIGADVCHLNLHKTFCIPHGGGGPGMGPIGVAKHLVPYLPGHAVIDIDKGKSISAVSSAPWGSASILIISHAYIAMMGAEGLTNATKYAILNANYMKACLEQHYPVLYSGAQGRCAHEMILDCRSFKAFGIEVTDIAKRLMDYGFHAPTVSFPVAGTLMVEPTESEPKHELDRFCEALIAIKNEITAVENGTLDKIDNPLKNAPHTVSVITANEWDHAYSRQTAAFPLPYVLERKFWPSVGRVNDSHGDRSLICACPPIESYLEEIVP; the protein is encoded by the coding sequence ATGAGCTTAAATATCCATTACAAGGAAGATTTTCAAAACCGACATATTGCGCCAAATCAGGAAGATACTGAAGCAATGTTGAAAACTATTGGCGTTAATTCGATTGATGAATTGATCGAACAAACTGTACCGGCAACCATCAGGTTAAAACAGCCTTTAAATTTACCGCCGGCTAAGTCTGAAACTGAATATCTTAGTACTTTAAAACAAACTTCTTTGTTGAATAAAGTTTTTAAAAGCTTTATTGGTCAGGGTTATTACGATACCATTACGCCAGGTGTAATTCTGCGTAACGTATTTGAAAATCCAGGATGGTATACACAATATACGCCATATCAGGCTGAAATTGCACAAGGTCGTTTGCAGGCTTTATTAAATTTCCAAACAATGGTTATCGATTTAACCGGAATGGAAATTGCGAATGCCTCACTTTTAGATGAAGGTACAGCTGCAGCCGAGGCGATGTTTATGCAATATTCTACGCGTAAAAATCTGTCAGCAAAAAAATATTTTGTTTCCGAGTTGGTTTTCCCTCAAACAATAGATATTTTAAAAACCCGTGCTAATCCTTACGGCATTGAATTGGTTGTTGGAAGCCATTTAGAATTTGTTGCTACAGCAGAATTTTTTGGAGCAATTGTTCAATATCCGGCCGGAAATGGAGAAGTATTTAATTACAAAAGCTTCGCATCCGACTTACATACTTTAAATATTAAATTAACGGTTGCGGCCGATATTTTAAGCTTAACCTTATTAACGCCTCCGGGCGAATGGGGCGCTGATATCGTTGTTGGTACTACTCAACGTTTCGGAATACCAATGGGTTTTGGCGGTCCACATGCTGCTTTTTTCGCAACGAAAGATGAATATAAACGCTCAATTCCAGGGCGTATAATTGGTGTAACCATTGATAGCCATGGCGATTATGCATTACGTATGGCTTTGCAAACCCGCGAGCAACATATTCGTAGAGATAAAGCGACTTCAAACATTTGTACCGCACAAGCTTTGCTAGCCATTATGGCTGGTTTTTATGCGGCTTATCACGGTCCGAAAGGATTAAAAGCTATTGCCGAACGTACACATGGTTTAGCAATTAGTTTGGCATCAACTTTAAAAACTTTAGGTTTTGAACAATTAAGCTCAGTTTATTTCGATACTATTCGTTTCGAATTGGGCGATTTAAAAGGTCCGATCCATTCTGGATGTATCGATAACGAAATCAATTTAAATTATAATGGAAGTGTTGCAACCATCTCATTTGATGAAACCAGCACTTTTGAAGATGTTGCCTTAATTGCAAAAATCTTCGCCAAAGTTAAAGCGATTGCTGCTGATGAGGTTGAAGTTGTGGAAAATGTGGAAACGGTTATTCCTGCTGAATTACAGCGTACTTCTACCTATTTAACCCATCCAATTTTCAATTCGCACCATTCGGAACACGAAATGTTGCGTTATATTAAATCGTTAGAAGCAAAAGATTTATCACTTTGCCACTCGATGATTGCTTTGGGAAGTTGTACAATGAAATTAAATGCAACGGCAGAAATGATTCCGGTTACTTGGTCTCATTTTGGTCGTGTACATCCGTTTGCGCCAGCTGATCAAGTGTTAGGTTATTATTCAGTTTTCAATGAATTGGATAAATGGTTGAGCGAAATCACTGGTTTTGCCGCGATGAGTTTACAGCCAAACGCTGGTGCGCAAGGTGAATATGCTGGCCTAATGGTTATTCGTGCTTATCATCATGATAGAGGTGATTTTCACCGTAATGTGGCGCTAATTCCTGCATCTGCTCATGGTACAAATCCGGCCTCTGCGGCAATGGCCGATATGAAAATTATCGTTGTAAAATCTTTGGAAAACGGAAACATTGATGTTGAAGATTTAAAAGCTAAAGCAGAATTACACAAAGATAATTTGTCGTGTTTAATGGTTACTTATCCATCTACACATGGTGTTTTTGAAGAAAGTATCATTGAAATTTGTGAAACTATACATGCCAACGGCGGACAAGTTTATATGGATGGTGCAAACATGAATGCCCAGGTTGGTTTAACAAGTCCAGCTAATATTGGCGCTGATGTTTGCCACTTAAATTTACATAAAACTTTTTGTATTCCTCACGGTGGCGGTGGTCCTGGTATGGGTCCAATTGGCGTAGCAAAACACCTGGTTCCTTATCTTCCTGGTCATGCGGTAATCGATATTGACAAAGGAAAATCTATTTCTGCCGTTTCATCTGCACCTTGGGGTTCAGCATCGATATTAATTATTTCTCATGCTTACATCGCAATGATGGGCGCTGAAGGATTAACGAATGCAACTAAATATGCAATTTTAAACGCTAACTACATGAAAGCTTGTTTAGAGCAACATTATCCAGTGCTTTATTCAGGCGCTCAGGGTCGTTGTGCACACGAAATGATTTTAGATTGCCGTTCATTTAAGGCTTTCGGAATTGAAGTTACTGATATTGCAAAGAGATTAATGGACTACGGTTTTCATGCGCCAACGGTTTCCTTCCCAGTTGCAGGAACTTTAATGGTTGAGCCTACAGAATCTGAACCTAAACATGAATTGGATCGTTTTTGTGAGGCGCTAATCGCGATTAAAAACGAAATAACAGCAGTAGAAAACGGTACGCTAGATAAAATTGATAATCCTTTAAAGAACGCTCCTCATACCGTCTCTGTAATTACTGCAAACGAATGGGATCACGCTTATAGCCGTCAAACAGCTGCGTTTCCACTTCCATATGTGTTAGAGCGCAAGTTCTGGCCATCAGTTGGTCGTGTGAATGATAGTCATGGAGATCGCTCATTAATTTGCGCATGTCCACCAATTGAAAGTTATTTGGAAGAAATCGTTCCTTAG
- a CDS encoding glyoxalase — MNAKSIRPFIGAKNFDISRSFYHDLGFEETTLGENMSVFKTGTLAFYLQKAYVKDWVDNTMIFLEVDDVTKFYNELLELDLPTKYENVKLMPIKNETWGKECFLIDPAGILWHFGEFY; from the coding sequence ATGAACGCAAAATCAATTCGACCGTTTATTGGCGCTAAAAACTTCGATATTTCTAGAAGTTTCTACCATGACTTAGGCTTTGAAGAAACAACGCTAGGCGAAAATATGTCGGTGTTTAAAACTGGCACTTTGGCTTTTTATCTACAGAAAGCTTATGTTAAAGATTGGGTTGATAATACCATGATTTTCTTGGAAGTAGATGATGTAACCAAATTTTATAATGAACTTTTAGAATTAGATTTACCTACGAAATACGAAAATGTTAAGTTGATGCCAATTAAAAACGAAACTTGGGGTAAAGAATGTTTTCTGATCGATCCAGCTGGAATTTTATGGCATTTTGGGGAGTTTTATTAA
- a CDS encoding YceI family protein — protein MKLKITSIFLLVAVVSLSAFKNPIKPVTYTVDAAKSTVTWIGKKVTGSHNGTIALQSGTLNVDGKKVTGGTFTIDMNSIKDADGSAKLEGHLKADDFFGVAKFPTTTFVITKITGSGANLNVAGNLTIKGITKPLTFPATVSVNADGTVSALAGKIVVDRTKYDIRYGSKSFFDSIGDKAIDDNFELAVKLVAKK, from the coding sequence ATGAAATTGAAAATCACCTCTATCTTTTTATTAGTGGCAGTTGTATCACTGTCGGCTTTTAAAAATCCTATTAAACCAGTAACTTATACTGTAGATGCAGCAAAATCAACCGTAACTTGGATTGGTAAAAAGGTAACTGGATCGCACAATGGAACAATCGCTTTACAATCAGGAACGCTAAATGTTGATGGTAAAAAAGTAACTGGTGGTACATTCACTATTGATATGAACTCTATCAAAGATGCTGATGGAAGCGCGAAATTAGAAGGTCACTTAAAAGCGGATGATTTTTTTGGTGTTGCAAAATTCCCAACTACAACATTTGTAATCACTAAAATTACAGGTTCTGGTGCTAACTTAAATGTTGCTGGTAACTTAACAATTAAAGGTATTACTAAGCCGTTAACTTTCCCTGCAACTGTATCAGTAAATGCAGACGGAACAGTTTCTGCTTTAGCTGGTAAAATTGTTGTTGATAGAACTAAATATGATATCAGATACGGATCTAAATCTTTCTTCGATAGCATTGGCGATAAAGCAATTGATGATAATTTTGAATTAGCTGTAAAATTAGTAGCTAAAAAATAA
- a CDS encoding MBL fold metallo-hydrolase, translating into MQVHTLFEGTYSVNATKKFVPFDPTLHNFKDRPGSLFINVQPFLVELKNDLVLFDTGLGFNDDQGELILHKNIRNAGFDPTDVTKVLMSHLHYDHSGGMIHKKGNDNIELSFPDAEYVINRGEWETAFSSTSSSYHTDIFDFVQRNAQLSFVEGDGNLNESIAYEFTGAHCPNHQVFLITEGNQKVFFGGDVLPEPEELVKNFIAKYDFDGRKAMELRKEFGKRAATENWECLFYHGKSASTGFIDVVEVGFKIR; encoded by the coding sequence TTGCAAGTACACACGTTATTCGAAGGAACTTATTCAGTTAATGCAACCAAGAAATTTGTTCCGTTCGATCCTACCCTTCATAATTTTAAAGATAGACCTGGTTCTTTATTTATAAATGTTCAGCCTTTTTTAGTTGAATTAAAAAATGATCTTGTTTTGTTTGATACGGGCTTAGGTTTCAATGATGATCAAGGTGAATTGATTTTACATAAAAATATTCGTAACGCAGGATTTGATCCAACTGATGTTACTAAAGTTTTGATGTCTCATTTACACTACGATCATTCTGGCGGAATGATTCATAAAAAAGGAAATGATAATATAGAATTAAGTTTTCCAGATGCAGAATATGTTATTAATCGTGGCGAATGGGAAACTGCGTTTAGCAGCACTTCATCTTCTTATCATACTGATATTTTTGATTTTGTTCAACGCAATGCGCAGCTTTCATTTGTAGAAGGTGATGGGAATTTAAATGAATCTATTGCTTACGAATTTACTGGAGCACATTGTCCAAACCACCAGGTTTTCTTAATAACGGAAGGAAACCAAAAAGTATTTTTTGGTGGTGATGTTTTACCTGAGCCGGAAGAATTGGTTAAAAATTTTATTGCAAAATATGATTTCGATGGTCGCAAAGCGATGGAACTTCGTAAAGAATTTGGCAAAAGAGCTGCAACAGAAAACTGGGAATGTTTATTTTATCATGGTAAAAGTGCATCAACTGGTTTTATTGATGTAGTTGAAGTTGGGTTTAAGATTAGGTAA
- the recJ gene encoding single-stranded-DNA-specific exonuclease RecJ: MEKRWVQASNCNDDTINTIAEQLNIDRSLAQILVQRNICDFDQAKDFFRPDITHLHNPFLMKDMDVAIERIEKALASHEKILIYGDYDVDGTTSVALAYSFFSQLTKNIEYYIPDRYLEGYGISTAGIDYANENGFSLIIALDCGIKSIDKVDYANTLNIDFIICDHHLPGEFLPKAVAVLDPKRNDCDYPFKELAGCGIGFKLAQAYAQKHNLPKETYLKYLDLVMVSIAADIVPVVGENRILAYYGLKKLNTNPCEGLRALMEVSGKTENYSITDVVFTLGPRINAAGRIDHAKHAVAMLICEIDGNSLEQSVEINLKNTERKTYDQDITREALALIGDSEILINRKTTVVYNENWHKGVIGIVASRLTEKYYRPTIVLTMSNGHIAGSCRSVFGFDLYEALSGCAHLLDQYGGHKFAAGLTMQAHNVEAFAHKFEEIVAGTITEELLTPMIRIDAEVELAQIDGKFFRVLTQMGPFGPENMSPIFVTHNVYLAQQAMPVGANHLKISIKQQNSPIFECIAFGLGEFQNLLQPKVPFSVCYTIEENVWKDKRRMQLNIKGIKVNEQK, translated from the coding sequence ATGGAAAAAAGATGGGTGCAGGCATCAAATTGCAATGATGATACCATAAATACAATAGCAGAACAACTCAATATAGATCGCTCACTTGCGCAAATATTAGTTCAAAGAAATATTTGCGATTTCGATCAGGCAAAGGATTTTTTCAGACCAGATATCACTCATCTTCACAATCCTTTTTTGATGAAGGATATGGATGTGGCAATCGAAAGGATTGAAAAAGCTTTAGCCAGTCACGAAAAAATTCTTATTTATGGCGATTACGATGTTGACGGAACTACCTCAGTTGCATTGGCTTATAGTTTTTTCTCTCAGCTTACTAAGAATATAGAATATTATATTCCTGACCGTTATTTAGAAGGTTATGGCATTTCAACTGCAGGAATCGATTATGCAAATGAAAATGGTTTTTCATTAATTATCGCTTTAGATTGTGGTATAAAATCAATTGATAAAGTTGATTACGCTAATACGCTTAACATTGATTTTATTATTTGTGATCACCATTTGCCAGGCGAATTTCTGCCAAAAGCAGTCGCTGTTTTAGATCCGAAGAGAAACGATTGCGATTATCCATTTAAAGAATTAGCAGGTTGTGGAATTGGTTTTAAGCTGGCTCAGGCTTATGCTCAGAAACATAATTTACCAAAAGAAACCTACCTAAAATACTTAGATTTAGTAATGGTAAGCATTGCCGCGGATATCGTTCCTGTAGTTGGCGAAAACAGAATTTTGGCTTATTATGGTTTGAAAAAACTCAATACAAACCCATGCGAAGGTTTAAGAGCTTTAATGGAAGTTTCTGGCAAAACGGAAAATTATAGTATTACCGATGTGGTTTTTACTTTAGGTCCGCGGATAAATGCAGCCGGCAGAATAGACCACGCCAAACACGCTGTAGCCATGTTAATTTGCGAAATTGACGGAAATTCGTTAGAGCAAAGTGTAGAAATCAACCTTAAAAATACGGAACGAAAAACTTATGATCAGGATATTACCAGAGAAGCTTTGGCGCTAATTGGAGATAGTGAAATCTTAATAAATAGAAAAACAACGGTTGTTTACAATGAAAATTGGCATAAAGGTGTGATTGGAATTGTAGCCTCGCGTTTAACAGAAAAATATTATCGTCCAACCATCGTTTTAACCATGTCTAATGGTCATATTGCTGGTTCGTGCAGATCTGTTTTTGGTTTTGATTTATATGAAGCTTTGAGTGGTTGTGCACATTTACTGGATCAATATGGTGGGCATAAATTTGCTGCAGGTTTAACTATGCAGGCCCATAATGTAGAAGCTTTTGCTCATAAGTTTGAAGAAATTGTTGCTGGTACCATAACTGAAGAGCTTTTAACGCCAATGATTAGAATCGATGCCGAAGTGGAATTGGCACAAATTGACGGAAAGTTTTTTAGGGTATTAACACAAATGGGCCCATTCGGGCCAGAAAATATGTCGCCAATATTTGTAACACATAATGTTTATTTAGCCCAACAAGCAATGCCAGTTGGCGCAAATCATTTAAAAATTAGCATTAAACAACAAAATTCGCCTATTTTTGAATGCATCGCATTTGGTTTAGGAGAATTTCAAAATCTTTTACAACCTAAAGTTCCCTTCTCTGTTTGTTATACTATTGAAGAAAATGTTTGGAAAGATAAACGTAGGATGCAGTTAAATATTAAAGGAATAAAAGTAAACGAACAAAAATAG
- the lptB gene encoding LPS export ABC transporter ATP-binding protein produces the protein MILRAENLVKKYKQRTVVNDVSFNVSQGEIVGLLGPNGAGKTTSFYMIVGLIKPNQGRIYLEDEDITEDAMYRRAQKGIGYLAQEASVFRKLSVEDNILAILEMSKMSKEEQRDKLEELINEFSLQKVRKSNGDLLSGGERRRTEIARALAANPNFILLDEPFAGVDPIAVEEIQTIVAKLKHKNIGILITDHNVQETLSITDRAYLLFEGKILEQGVPEVLAENELVRKVYLGSNFVLKRKKFDI, from the coding sequence ATGATATTAAGAGCCGAAAATTTAGTAAAAAAATACAAGCAACGCACCGTAGTAAACGATGTTTCTTTTAATGTAAGCCAAGGTGAAATTGTTGGACTTCTTGGTCCAAATGGAGCCGGAAAAACAACTTCTTTTTATATGATCGTAGGTTTGATTAAGCCTAATCAAGGTCGGATATATTTAGAAGATGAAGATATTACGGAAGATGCAATGTATCGTCGAGCTCAAAAAGGAATTGGGTATTTAGCACAAGAAGCTTCGGTTTTTAGAAAGTTATCGGTGGAAGATAATATCCTTGCTATTTTAGAAATGAGTAAAATGAGTAAGGAGGAGCAACGAGATAAATTGGAAGAATTAATTAACGAATTTAGCTTACAAAAGGTACGTAAAAGTAATGGTGATTTATTATCTGGTGGCGAACGCCGCAGAACTGAAATTGCCCGTGCTTTAGCCGCAAACCCTAATTTTATTTTGTTGGATGAGCCATTTGCTGGTGTAGATCCGATTGCTGTTGAAGAAATTCAAACCATTGTTGCCAAGCTTAAACATAAAAATATAGGTATCTTAATAACCGATCATAATGTGCAGGAAACACTTTCTATAACTGATAGAGCATATTTATTATTTGAAGGAAAGATTTTAGAACAAGGTGTTCCCGAAGTATTGGCAGAAAATGAATTGGTTCGAAAAGTGTATTTAGGATCCAACTTCGTTTTAAAACGTAAAAAATTTGATATTTAA